A portion of the Oxynema aestuarii AP17 genome contains these proteins:
- a CDS encoding GntR family transcriptional regulator — MLQFHIQPDSEIPASTQLFNQLRFAIASRQFPPGHKLPSTRALAMQTGLHRNTIGKVYRQLEDLGLVEAQAGSGIYVRSQTPDSSRKLSSPIFQKYPEAYKIVQRSLDELLQQGCSLNQAREFFLTEIDWRLRCSARVLVTAPIQDIGAGQLMAQELEQALGIPVQLVPLEELAGVLEKAPSGTIVTSRYFIAQAEAIAAPKSVRVLPIDIYDYGKEIEVVKSLPQNSCLGLVGLSAGILRVAEVISHSLRGEEILVMAAQREDDYKVNAIVRTANTIVCDPPSVEKVKTAIAMAREELIRPPRVIPSENYIHADSIDLLKRELGLD, encoded by the coding sequence ATGCTTCAATTTCACATCCAGCCAGATAGCGAAATTCCGGCATCTACCCAGTTATTCAACCAGTTGCGCTTTGCGATCGCCTCGCGGCAATTTCCACCGGGACATAAATTACCGAGTACCCGCGCCTTGGCGATGCAAACTGGGCTACACCGCAACACGATCGGTAAAGTCTACCGCCAACTCGAAGATCTCGGACTGGTCGAGGCCCAAGCGGGTTCGGGGATTTACGTGCGATCGCAAACGCCGGACAGTTCGCGCAAACTCTCGTCGCCGATTTTTCAGAAATATCCCGAAGCTTACAAAATCGTGCAGCGCAGTCTCGACGAACTCCTCCAACAGGGATGTTCTCTCAATCAGGCGCGCGAATTCTTTCTGACGGAAATTGACTGGCGTCTGCGCTGTAGCGCCCGGGTCTTGGTCACGGCCCCGATTCAAGATATCGGCGCGGGTCAGTTGATGGCGCAAGAGTTGGAACAAGCCCTCGGGATTCCAGTGCAGTTAGTCCCGTTGGAAGAATTGGCGGGGGTTCTCGAAAAAGCGCCCTCCGGGACGATCGTCACCAGTCGTTATTTTATCGCCCAAGCCGAGGCGATCGCCGCTCCCAAATCGGTGCGCGTCCTACCGATTGACATTTACGACTACGGCAAGGAAATTGAAGTGGTCAAAAGCTTGCCCCAAAATAGCTGTTTGGGATTGGTCGGCTTGAGTGCGGGCATTTTGCGCGTCGCCGAAGTGATTTCTCACAGTTTGCGCGGCGAGGAAATTTTGGTGATGGCGGCCCAGCGAGAAGACGACTACAAAGTTAACGCGATCGTGCGGACGGCGAACACGATCGTCTGCGACCCGCCGAGTGTGGAAAAGGTGAAAACGGCGATCGCCATGGCCCGAGAAGAGTTGATTCGTCCCCCCCGGGTCATTCCTTCGGAAAACTACATTCACGCCGATTCGATTGACTTGCTCAAACGCGAATTGGGTTTAGACTGA
- a CDS encoding 2Fe-2S iron-sulfur cluster-binding protein, which yields MVKIVRLEPIAQNTEVQTNSNLLSALLAEDLHVLKECGGRGMCATCHVYIKQGMDSLSKMGRREQRTLELITTAKPSSRLACQSRVLGEGIVVEVPAGMYLDAIEDVEALIGRRTEQPLLHPITGEVVVEAGKLVTRSVITELKDIRFQVGQYLARTREA from the coding sequence ATGGTTAAAATTGTCAGATTAGAACCGATCGCCCAAAATACGGAAGTTCAAACGAACAGCAATCTGTTATCGGCATTATTGGCAGAAGACCTGCATGTTTTAAAAGAATGCGGCGGTCGGGGCATGTGCGCGACCTGCCACGTTTATATCAAGCAGGGGATGGATAGTTTGTCTAAGATGGGTCGGCGGGAACAGCGCACGTTGGAGTTGATCACGACGGCGAAACCGAGTTCCCGTCTCGCCTGTCAGTCTCGGGTACTCGGGGAAGGGATCGTCGTCGAAGTGCCTGCGGGGATGTATCTCGACGCGATCGAAGATGTGGAGGCGCTGATCGGTCGGCGCACGGAACAGCCGCTTTTGCACCCGATTACCGGGGAAGTGGTGGTCGAAGCGGGCAAGTTGGTCACCCGGTCGGTGATTACGGAGCTCAAGGATATTCGCTTTCAAGTCGGGCAGTATTTGGCTCGTACTCGGGAGGCTTGA
- a CDS encoding tetratricopeptide repeat protein: MSHMQGFFKILRRIWQRLRRWLGFPFWGRFANGKRRSSDGRRRGGSSPKLPSVPLAEAEYEFLFAELLQGVRRGWSRAQVVQFIGAVGSGPIAEGWVAWLRDFGDRLLAAPGGNRELAQRAIALGRMDCPPLGTVAAEIGQKLREVPDLAPRTAEPSEPSAIADCLNKGHWQLNRRQYASALLSFQRAAQWEPDNPEVAYGLGLASFRLGLFRQAIELFDRALAVAPEDLAAIAHRGLAYDALERGAEAIAECERVLDLDARSARDWCARGRVLLHLRRPHEAIAAYDRALALKPNHAGAWYERGNVLYDLQDYPGAIAAYDEALQAQPDYAPAWLNRGAACGNLGRYQEAIAAFDRVLDLQPYDYHGWLRRGQTLQHLHKYAEAIAAFDRALQIRPDDPLASRYRNDAQNRSRSR, from the coding sequence ATGTCACATATGCAAGGATTTTTCAAAATACTACGGCGGATCTGGCAGCGCTTGCGTCGCTGGCTCGGGTTTCCCTTCTGGGGACGCTTCGCGAACGGGAAGCGGCGCAGCTCCGACGGGCGACGGCGAGGGGGTTCTAGCCCGAAACTCCCCTCGGTGCCTCTCGCCGAGGCCGAATACGAATTTTTGTTTGCGGAATTGTTGCAAGGAGTGCGTCGGGGGTGGAGTCGCGCGCAAGTGGTGCAATTTATCGGCGCGGTCGGCTCGGGTCCGATCGCCGAGGGTTGGGTAGCCTGGTTGCGCGACTTCGGCGATCGCCTGCTGGCGGCCCCGGGAGGGAATCGAGAATTGGCACAACGGGCGATCGCGTTGGGTCGAATGGACTGTCCGCCGTTGGGAACGGTGGCGGCGGAAATCGGGCAGAAACTGCGCGAGGTTCCGGACCTTGCGCCGAGGACTGCGGAGCCATCGGAGCCCTCGGCGATCGCCGATTGCCTCAATAAGGGTCACTGGCAGTTAAATCGTCGTCAATACGCCTCGGCGCTGCTCAGTTTCCAACGGGCGGCGCAATGGGAACCGGATAACCCGGAGGTGGCTTATGGGTTGGGATTGGCGTCGTTTCGCTTGGGGCTGTTCCGACAGGCGATCGAACTGTTCGATCGCGCCTTGGCGGTCGCTCCCGAGGACCTGGCGGCGATCGCCCATCGGGGATTGGCTTACGATGCCTTAGAACGGGGGGCGGAGGCGATCGCCGAGTGCGAGCGGGTTCTCGACCTCGACGCGCGATCGGCTCGGGATTGGTGCGCCCGGGGGCGGGTCTTGCTGCACTTGCGCCGTCCCCACGAGGCGATCGCCGCTTACGACCGCGCCCTCGCCCTCAAACCGAACCACGCCGGAGCTTGGTACGAACGGGGCAACGTGCTTTACGACTTGCAAGATTACCCCGGGGCGATCGCCGCCTACGACGAAGCCCTACAGGCCCAGCCGGACTACGCCCCCGCCTGGTTGAACCGAGGGGCGGCTTGCGGCAATCTCGGGCGTTACCAAGAGGCGATCGCCGCTTTCGATCGCGTCCTCGACTTGCAACCCTACGACTATCACGGCTGGCTCCGTCGCGGTCAAACCTTGCAGCACTTACACAAGTATGCCGAGGCGATCGCCGCTTTCGATCGCGCCTTGCAAATCCGTCCCGACGATCCCCTCGCCTCGCGCTATCGCAACGACGCCCAAAACCGGAGCCGTTCGCGCTAA
- a CDS encoding DNA polymerase III subunit gamma/tau: protein MSYEPLHHKYRPQTFADLVGQEAIAATLTHAIRQQKIAPAYLFAGPRGTGKTSSARILAKSLNCLNSDRPTDRPCGTCEACRTIARGTALDTIEIDAASNTGVDNIRDLIERAQFAPVQCRHKVYIIDECHMLSTAAFNSLLKTLEEPPEHVVFVLATTDPQRVLPTIISRCQRFDFRRIPVEATVAHLQQIARQENILIDEDALVTVAQLSQGGLRDAESLLDQLSLSDEQVSVERVWNLVGAVPERDLLQLLEAIAADDGRAVLDRVRELMERGREPLVVLQNLARFYRDLLVAKTAPDRQDLVAMTADTWQRLCEFAARHTEVGVILAGQQHLAKSEAQIKNTTQPRLWLEVALLGLLPSATVQGRPFAIAPNVAPAAPPASPAPVARPPEEAPPSARSSPPPPPPPPPPAVRPDNGKASPVPEAPAASAEAHVVDRNLDEFWHSILDRIDNPSLQALLRQHSQLLEFEGNIARVGIASPPLQQIVNTKLDLLESFCAKILDRRVKVKLEVCKINKSKEQKARGSAPAPPSPAAREPNPSSASPVTPAPPMETPRSPSRYPTQTPATERRNPRPTATPAATSSASAIAHNGFEDEVTVAAKRLAEFFQGELVNLDEDWEIESVGEGRSPLVAEDEDVPEGASPPVAEEDPVPKPGIPDPELDDNPFGEYDF, encoded by the coding sequence ATGTCTTACGAACCGCTCCATCATAAGTATCGCCCCCAGACCTTTGCCGATCTGGTCGGTCAGGAGGCGATCGCCGCCACCTTAACTCATGCCATCCGCCAACAAAAAATCGCCCCCGCTTACTTATTTGCCGGACCGAGGGGAACCGGAAAGACATCGAGCGCCCGTATTCTAGCCAAATCTCTCAACTGCCTCAATTCCGACCGACCGACCGATCGCCCCTGCGGGACCTGCGAAGCGTGCCGGACGATCGCTCGCGGTACGGCCCTCGACACGATCGAAATCGACGCGGCGAGCAATACCGGAGTCGATAACATTCGCGACCTGATCGAACGGGCTCAGTTCGCCCCGGTGCAATGTCGCCACAAAGTCTACATCATCGATGAATGCCACATGCTGAGTACGGCAGCATTCAATTCCCTGTTAAAAACCCTCGAAGAACCGCCGGAACACGTCGTTTTCGTCCTCGCCACCACGGACCCCCAACGAGTTTTACCGACAATTATCTCGCGCTGTCAGCGTTTCGACTTCCGACGCATCCCCGTCGAAGCGACGGTCGCCCACTTGCAGCAGATTGCCCGCCAGGAAAACATCCTCATCGACGAGGACGCCTTGGTTACCGTCGCCCAACTCTCTCAAGGGGGACTGCGCGATGCGGAAAGCTTACTCGACCAACTCTCCCTCAGCGACGAACAGGTGAGTGTCGAACGGGTCTGGAATTTAGTCGGCGCCGTTCCCGAACGCGACTTGCTGCAATTGTTAGAGGCGATCGCCGCCGACGACGGACGCGCCGTACTCGACAGGGTGCGCGAACTGATGGAGCGCGGGCGCGAACCCCTGGTGGTTCTCCAAAATTTGGCCCGTTTTTATCGCGATTTGCTCGTTGCCAAAACAGCCCCCGACCGTCAAGATCTAGTCGCCATGACCGCCGATACCTGGCAGCGCCTGTGCGAGTTTGCCGCCCGCCATACGGAGGTCGGCGTCATTTTGGCGGGACAGCAACATTTAGCCAAAAGCGAAGCGCAAATTAAAAACACGACCCAACCGCGCCTCTGGCTGGAAGTTGCCTTACTGGGGTTGTTACCGTCGGCGACGGTCCAAGGGCGCCCCTTCGCGATCGCCCCGAACGTAGCCCCCGCCGCCCCTCCCGCCAGTCCGGCCCCGGTGGCCCGTCCCCCCGAGGAAGCCCCCCCCTCGGCGCGATCGTCCCCGCCGCCACCGCCGCCACCTCCACCGCCCGCCGTCAGACCCGACAACGGTAAAGCGTCCCCGGTACCCGAAGCCCCTGCAGCGTCGGCGGAAGCGCATGTGGTCGATCGCAATTTGGATGAGTTTTGGCACTCGATCCTCGATCGCATCGATAATCCTTCCCTGCAAGCGCTCTTGCGCCAACATTCCCAACTGTTGGAATTCGAGGGCAATATCGCCCGGGTCGGGATTGCATCTCCCCCGTTGCAGCAAATCGTCAATACCAAACTCGATTTACTCGAATCGTTCTGTGCGAAGATCCTCGATCGACGGGTCAAGGTGAAGTTAGAAGTTTGTAAAATTAACAAATCGAAAGAGCAGAAGGCTCGCGGTTCCGCGCCCGCGCCCCCCTCTCCCGCCGCCCGCGAGCCGAACCCGTCGAGTGCGTCTCCCGTCACCCCTGCACCGCCGATGGAGACGCCGCGATCGCCCTCTCGATACCCTACGCAAACCCCCGCTACCGAACGTCGCAACCCCCGTCCCACGGCGACCCCGGCGGCGACATCTTCGGCGAGTGCGATCGCCCACAACGGCTTTGAGGATGAAGTGACCGTAGCGGCGAAACGGTTGGCGGAGTTCTTTCAGGGAGAATTAGTCAATCTCGATGAGGATTGGGAGATCGAGAGCGTTGGGGAGGGGCGATCGCCCCTCGTCGCCGAGGATGAGGACGTTCCCGAGGGAGCATCCCCCCCGGTCGCGGAGGAGGATCCGGTTCCGAAACCTGGAATTCCGGATCCGGAACTCGATGACAACCCATTTGGGGAATACGATTTTTAA
- a CDS encoding glycosyltransferase translates to MPANSWPQKDSYQEFEPLDSILSAFVDSEEELFYRGYKGRRAKAALLLAVVWGGTLTLHFLSWGSWFVFALTGLMGIHALRIISSRPSDAPEALAEADRDHWPEVSLLVAAKNEEAVIGQLIDNLCNLDYPASQYEVWAIDDCSSDGTVQVLERLQQKYPNLKILRRSVGGKGGKSGALNEVFPLTRGEFLAVFDADAQVDRDLLRRVLPVFDRPQVGAVQVRKQIANEEVNFLTRSQAAEMALDSYFQMQRKAVGGIGELRGNGEFIRRQALERCGLFNEQTITDDLDLTVRLHLDRWDIEFLNNPAVREEGVTRTVALWNQRNRWGEGGYQRYLDYWRLILSNRMGFKKTWDLFMFWITQYLLPTAAVPDLLVAIARHRLPILTPVTTLTVALSLIGMFVGLQRIQRQQVLDGERSTISVGRLLVETVRGTLYMFHWFVVVASITARMSVRRKRLKWVKTVHQGDRGVAA, encoded by the coding sequence ATGCCGGCGAATTCCTGGCCCCAAAAAGATTCTTATCAAGAGTTCGAGCCCCTCGACTCAATTTTATCCGCCTTCGTCGATTCCGAAGAAGAACTATTTTATCGCGGCTATAAAGGCCGTCGCGCCAAAGCCGCACTCTTGCTCGCCGTCGTTTGGGGTGGCACCCTCACCCTCCATTTCTTATCCTGGGGGTCTTGGTTCGTCTTTGCACTGACTGGATTGATGGGGATTCACGCCCTTCGGATTATTTCCAGTCGTCCGTCCGACGCCCCCGAAGCCCTCGCCGAGGCCGATCGCGACCACTGGCCCGAAGTTTCTTTATTAGTCGCGGCGAAAAACGAAGAAGCGGTCATCGGCCAATTAATTGACAATTTATGCAATTTAGATTATCCCGCTTCTCAATACGAAGTGTGGGCGATCGACGATTGCAGCAGTGACGGGACGGTGCAAGTTTTAGAGAGACTCCAACAAAAATATCCGAACTTGAAGATTTTAAGGCGATCGGTCGGCGGCAAAGGGGGGAAATCTGGAGCGCTCAACGAAGTTTTCCCCCTCACTCGGGGAGAATTTTTAGCCGTTTTCGACGCCGACGCCCAAGTTGACCGAGACTTACTGCGACGGGTGCTTCCGGTCTTCGATCGCCCCCAAGTCGGCGCCGTCCAAGTTCGCAAGCAAATCGCTAACGAAGAGGTCAATTTTCTGACGCGATCGCAAGCCGCAGAAATGGCCCTCGACAGCTACTTTCAAATGCAAAGAAAGGCGGTCGGCGGGATCGGCGAACTGCGCGGTAACGGCGAATTCATCCGCCGTCAAGCCTTAGAACGCTGCGGTTTATTTAACGAGCAAACGATCACCGACGACCTCGATTTAACCGTGCGCCTGCACCTCGATCGCTGGGATATCGAGTTTCTCAACAATCCGGCAGTGCGCGAGGAAGGGGTCACCCGAACTGTGGCCCTGTGGAACCAACGCAATCGCTGGGGAGAAGGCGGTTATCAGCGCTATCTCGACTACTGGCGGCTGATTTTGAGCAACCGCATGGGGTTTAAAAAAACCTGGGATCTGTTCATGTTCTGGATTACCCAATATCTGTTACCCACCGCAGCCGTTCCCGATTTGTTAGTGGCGATCGCCCGCCATCGCCTACCCATTCTCACCCCCGTCACCACCTTAACCGTCGCCCTCTCCCTGATCGGGATGTTTGTCGGCTTGCAGCGCATCCAACGCCAACAGGTCCTCGACGGCGAGCGATCGACGATATCCGTGGGGAGGCTCCTCGTCGAAACCGTACGCGGCACCCTGTACATGTTTCATTGGTTTGTCGTCGTCGCCAGCATCACCGCGCGCATGTCCGTGCGCCGCAAACGGCTCAAATGGGTGAAAACCGTTCACCAAGGAGATCGCGGCGTCGCCGCTTAA
- a CDS encoding RNA-guided endonuclease InsQ/TnpB family protein, producing MLTMNYTYRIYPNVVQQTELRSWLETCTGVYNYALRELKDWIASRKCSIDRCSLEKEYIIPADEPFPSYHRQQNNLPKAKKQFPHLGQVHSQVLQTTIRRLHDTWEVFQKRGHGFPRFKKFGQFKSFVFPQFKGNPINGFTIKLPKIGEVPINLHPPFAPLSKGGWGDTGKGIVQGARNTMVCRRHH from the coding sequence ATGCTGACCATGAACTACACCTACCGAATCTATCCAAATGTCGTACAGCAGACTGAACTGCGGTCGTGGCTTGAGACGTGCACAGGCGTATATAACTACGCGTTGCGCGAACTCAAAGACTGGATTGCTTCGCGTAAGTGTTCGATAGACCGATGCTCGCTGGAAAAGGAATACATCATTCCCGCCGATGAGCCATTCCCGTCCTACCACCGTCAGCAGAACAACCTGCCCAAAGCGAAGAAGCAATTCCCGCATCTGGGTCAGGTGCATTCTCAGGTGTTGCAGACCACAATTCGCAGACTGCACGATACCTGGGAAGTATTTCAGAAACGGGGACATGGATTCCCGCGTTTCAAAAAGTTCGGTCAATTCAAATCCTTTGTGTTTCCCCAATTCAAGGGCAATCCCATCAATGGCTTCACAATCAAATTGCCAAAAATTGGGGAAGTACCCATCAACCTGCATCCCCCCTTCGCCCCCCTTTCAAAGGGGGGTTGGGGGGATACAGGTAAGGGTATTGTCCAGGGTGCGAGGAACACAATGGTATGTCGTCGTCACCATTGA
- a CDS encoding serine/threonine-protein kinase, translating to MEGGTRRIVLPRLSPIPLLMPSPSMNAKIPDRSRAALQPLQRQLPKYRILERVGSGQFGTVFCAIERKTGRLVALKELTHRRLSTSQFLRELGFLLTLQHPHIVTCRALENTPTARYLVMDYCEGGTLRNLLQRDRSLTLAEGLDAIRAVLDGLDLAHRRGIVHCDLKPENILLSLSPHGWKPKLSDFGIARRLSELSRAKSANDETADAIGAPAYTAPEGFLGLYAPAADIYSVGVLLFELLFGCRPFGGSPGQLMWAHLNRPLEIATSIPKPLETVVRKALAKLPARRYHSAAEMAEAIARCQGDPTVAQWGDRRLPLSERETEGDPPSSEPTVIVERVGHQQAIFAPSYLVGGEGFLYGAAGDRFCVWNLEGEIDTLKGNRPITGLCPLPGGCAIATGGQLSWFDRDRDLLDVLLDGDRDFRMAADPTGQTLAIVIGGTLNFYSVAALTGSHQPLVPQHQTPLPTQKLPQILALDRRHWLLVWCKSTPEASQTVFQLYSRSAKLLGSFRVPLAFESLWLTGEPDCQDRGAARSLFGGERTLLGLSSHPATAWRLQLMPPQLEILPLCEQPLAAIGVPGGTVVALGEGGDKRLRRRFALGWLDDCGHLHRQCSWELPTATPCERSRVRMAPWGDRGFVLSTPTPSGAELSFFQTRLSNIE from the coding sequence ATGGAAGGGGGAACTCGCCGGATCGTTCTTCCCCGCCTATCCCCAATTCCCCTGTTAATGCCGAGTCCTTCGATGAACGCCAAAATTCCCGACCGATCGCGCGCCGCTTTACAACCCCTGCAACGCCAACTTCCCAAATACCGCATTTTAGAACGAGTTGGCTCCGGTCAATTCGGTACGGTTTTTTGTGCGATCGAGCGCAAAACTGGGCGACTGGTCGCCCTCAAAGAACTCACCCACCGACGGCTTTCGACTAGCCAATTTTTACGAGAACTCGGGTTCCTCCTCACGTTGCAACACCCGCATATCGTCACCTGTCGCGCTTTAGAAAACACCCCGACCGCCCGCTATTTAGTCATGGACTATTGCGAAGGCGGCACCTTACGCAACCTGCTACAGCGAGATCGCAGCTTGACCCTCGCCGAAGGACTCGATGCGATCCGCGCCGTACTCGACGGCTTGGATTTAGCCCACCGTCGCGGGATCGTCCACTGCGACCTCAAACCGGAAAATATCCTACTCTCCCTGTCCCCCCACGGATGGAAACCGAAACTGTCCGATTTCGGGATTGCCCGCCGCCTGTCGGAACTGAGCCGAGCTAAAAGTGCCAACGACGAAACCGCCGACGCGATCGGCGCCCCCGCCTATACCGCTCCCGAGGGCTTTTTGGGCCTGTACGCCCCGGCGGCGGATATTTATTCCGTGGGGGTTTTACTGTTTGAATTATTGTTTGGTTGCCGTCCCTTCGGCGGTTCGCCGGGTCAGTTGATGTGGGCCCATTTAAACCGCCCCCTGGAGATCGCCACCTCTATCCCGAAACCCCTCGAAACTGTCGTGCGCAAAGCCCTCGCCAAACTGCCCGCCCGCCGCTACCACAGCGCCGCCGAGATGGCCGAGGCGATCGCCCGTTGCCAAGGGGATCCGACCGTGGCCCAGTGGGGCGATCGCCGCTTACCCCTATCGGAACGGGAGACGGAGGGAGACCCTCCAAGCTCCGAGCCGACGGTAATTGTCGAACGGGTCGGCCACCAACAGGCGATCTTTGCCCCCAGTTACCTGGTCGGTGGCGAAGGCTTTCTCTACGGTGCGGCGGGCGATCGCTTCTGCGTGTGGAACCTCGAAGGGGAGATCGATACCCTCAAAGGGAACCGTCCGATTACGGGTTTATGTCCGCTTCCCGGCGGTTGCGCGATCGCCACCGGAGGGCAATTGAGCTGGTTCGATCGCGATCGCGATCTGCTCGACGTTCTGCTCGACGGCGATCGCGATTTTCGGATGGCTGCCGACCCCACGGGCCAGACCCTGGCGATCGTCATTGGCGGAACCCTCAACTTTTATTCCGTCGCCGCTTTAACCGGGTCTCATCAGCCCCTGGTTCCCCAACATCAGACCCCACTGCCGACTCAAAAATTACCGCAGATCCTCGCCCTCGATCGCCGTCACTGGCTCTTGGTCTGGTGCAAATCGACCCCGGAGGCGTCCCAAACGGTTTTCCAGCTCTACAGCCGCAGTGCCAAACTCCTCGGCAGTTTCCGCGTTCCCCTCGCTTTCGAGAGTTTATGGCTGACGGGGGAACCCGACTGCCAAGACCGAGGGGCCGCCCGTTCTCTGTTCGGCGGCGAACGCACCTTACTCGGCTTGAGTTCCCATCCGGCGACTGCGTGGCGGCTGCAACTGATGCCCCCCCAACTCGAAATCCTGCCCCTGTGCGAACAGCCCCTCGCGGCGATCGGGGTGCCGGGGGGCACGGTGGTGGCTCTAGGGGAGGGCGGCGACAAACGCCTCCGGCGTCGCTTCGCTCTCGGTTGGCTCGACGATTGCGGCCATTTGCACCGACAATGCTCCTGGGAACTTCCGACCGCGACGCCGTGCGAACGGTCGCGGGTACGAATGGCGCCTTGGGGCGATCGCGGCTTCGTCCTTTCGACCCCGACCCCTTCCGGCGCCGAGCTTTCTTTTTTCCAAACCCGTTTGAGCAATATCGAATGA
- a CDS encoding RNA-guided endonuclease InsQ/TnpB family protein: protein MRGTQWYVVVTIESDISVPDAPVHDRAIGIDLGLERFLTASDGSFQERPKFFKSMQRKLKLLQRRAARKQKGSQNWEKAQIKVARMHHRIANRRKDFHLKTAHQLCDRAQTIFAEDLNVKGLTRGMLRKDCVDAAFGQFLSLTEWVCWKRGVYFAKVNPNGTSQTCPSCLATVSKGLEVREHHCPECGYRTHRDRAAAEMVLDRGLENVVSQGLWGTETACQVGLSGVDDLDKWRGAGIPNRETGKPAL, encoded by the coding sequence GTGCGAGGAACACAATGGTATGTCGTCGTCACCATTGAATCGGATATATCAGTTCCCGATGCCCCGGTTCACGATCGGGCGATTGGGATTGACCTGGGATTGGAGCGATTCTTGACCGCTTCCGATGGCTCTTTCCAAGAGCGCCCTAAGTTTTTCAAGTCGATGCAACGCAAGCTGAAATTGCTGCAACGCAGAGCAGCACGAAAACAAAAGGGTTCTCAAAACTGGGAAAAGGCGCAAATCAAAGTGGCTAGAATGCACCATCGTATTGCGAACCGTCGTAAAGATTTCCATCTGAAGACGGCTCATCAGCTTTGCGACCGGGCGCAAACCATCTTTGCAGAAGATCTCAACGTCAAAGGCTTGACGCGAGGGATGTTGCGAAAAGATTGTGTTGATGCTGCTTTCGGACAATTCCTGTCTCTGACGGAATGGGTTTGCTGGAAACGGGGAGTGTACTTTGCTAAAGTCAACCCCAACGGCACCAGTCAAACCTGTCCATCCTGCCTTGCTACGGTGAGCAAGGGGTTGGAAGTCAGAGAGCATCATTGTCCTGAGTGTGGGTATCGGACTCATCGTGACCGTGCTGCAGCAGAGATGGTTTTGGATCGTGGACTAGAGAATGTAGTATCCCAGGGACTCTGGGGAACGGAAACCGCCTGTCAAGTCGGTCTGTCGGGGGTCGATGACCTAGATAAGTGGCGTGGGGCAGGAATACCCAATCGCGAGACTGGGAAGCCCGCGCTGTAA